The genomic segment CATCGATCTTTCTATCGTCGTGCCTTATTACAATCCAGGCTCGCAGCTTGTTGGTCATCTTCGCGCCATCGAACGTGTATTGTCCGCGTCTAGGTTGACATTTGAAGTCATAGCCGTATCTGATGGCTCGACAGACCAAAGCACCAGCGAGGCGATGACCTGTGATCCAGGAGTAGTGCGGATACTGCAGTTAGCCAGGAACTGTGGCAAGGGATATGCATTAAGAGTGGGATTGGCTGAGGCGAGAGGACGTTATCTTGGTTTCATAGATGCAGACGGCGACATACCGGCGGAGCAGCTTTTGAGTTTTGTTGAGGTAATCTCAACGATGGAGCCAGACATAGTGGCTGGAAGTAAGCGGCACCCTGATTCTGATGTGTACTACCCAGCGGTTCGAAGGGTTTACTCTTGGGGGTACCAGCAGCTTATCTGGATGCTATTTCATTTGAAGATCCGCGATACGCAGACGGGAATCAAGGTTATCCGGCGTCAGGTTCTTGAAGCCGTCTTGCCCCTCACAGTTGAGAAGCGTTTTGCCTTTGACCTTGAGCTGTTTGTGGTAGCACACCGTCTGGGATTCGATAATATTGTTGAGGTGCCAGTAACGATCAAGAGACGTTTCACCTCTACCATTTCGTGGCGTGCGGTCAAGGGCATGATTCTCGATACTCTCGGTATCTTCTATTGTTTGCATCTGTTGCATTACTATGATCGGCGGGTTGTGCAGGTAGCGGTGACACCTTCGGTTGAATCTCCCATTGCAGGAGGTGATCTTTAGGATTGCGAATACTTATCTATAATTGGCGAGATTTAACCCATCCAAAGGCAGGAGGTGCGGAAGTCTATACCGATGCTGTCGCTCGTGTTTGGAGCAAAGAAGGCCACGAGGTAACCCTTTTTACTAGCGCGGTACCAGGCCAATCTGATGACGAAGTCGGTGTGGGTGGTTATCGGATTGTTCGTCGAGGTGGAAGACTCGGAGTATACAGAGAGGCGCGCCGCTTCTGGATGAGAGAAGGACATGGTAATTTTGATTTCGTGATAGACGAGGTTAATACTAAACCATTTGGCTGTCCCGAGTGGGTCAAGGACGTGCCTGTTGTTGCGCTTATTCACCAGGTTGCAAGGGAGATCTGGCTTCATGAGACTTGGTTGCCTGTAGCTCTGCTGGGGAGGTTTTGGTTGGAGAGGCGTTGGCTAGCGTCGTATCGAGATACGACTACAGTTACCGTGTCTGCCTCCAGTAAGCAATCGTTAGAAGCTTATGGTCTTCGTAACGTTACCATAGTGCCCGAGGGGATGGATCCTATGCCTGCATCGTTGATGTCCGATCCACCTCACAAAGAAGAAACCCTGACCTTCGCCTTTGTGGGACGTTTGTCGTCGAATAAACGCCCACACCATGCTCTTGAAGCTTTCAAGATCGTGCACCGGCAGTTCCCTAAGGCTCGCCTCTGGGTCATGGGTACAGGACCGATGGAGGCAAAGCTTCGCAGCCGAGCGCCCGATGGGGTTGAGTTTTTGGGTTGGGTTTCGGATGCGGAAAAGCTCGAGCGATTGGGCAGAGTGCACGCGTTGCTCGTTACCTCGGTGCGTGAAGGCTGGGGATTGGTGGTCACTGAGGCTGCTATGGTTGGAACCCCGAGTATCGGTTATAAGGTTCCAGGGCTTTGTGATTCTATCTCGGCATCAGATGGATTGTTGAGCGATACTGATCCTTTTGCTCTAGCAGAGGTCATAATTGCTTCAGTGTCGGATTTAATGACAGCGAATCGTTCGCCGAAAGTTCGTGGTGTGACGACATGGAGTGAGGTTGCTGCTCGGCTTATAGCCTTGGTAGCGGATGCGGTAGGTGAGCACGCACAACCTTCGGGGCTCACACCAGCTGGACTGTCAGTGGTTGATGAGGCTGATGGGAGCCGTCGTGCAGGCTAAATGGGGCCGTGAGAAACCGAAGGTCGCGGCGAATGATCTACGAAATGCTAGGGCTGGTTGTTTTGTTGTACTACCGCGTGCAGTGGGGAGTTCTCCTTGTCTAGTTGGAGGCGCTTACCCTAGACCGAAAGGCAACCATTGAAGCTTCAGAAGGAAGACATCGTAGTTGTGGTTCCTACTCGTAATTCTGATGCGACCTTGCGGACCTGTCTCAAGTCGATCAGACAACAGAGCCAGCCGTGCACCTTGGTGGTGGTGGATAATGGGTCAACAGATGAGACGCTTTCGATTGCACACGAATTTGCCGATATAGTGCTGACATGTGGACCAGAGCGTTCAGCGCAACGCAACGCCGGAGCCGCAGCTACCTCTGCTTCGGTCGTTGGTTTTATCGATTCTGATATGGAACTACCGCCCACCGTGGTGAGTGATATCGTCGAGGCTTTTGATAGTGGTGCGGTGTCAGTGGTCGTACCCGAACGAACTATTGGCGAAGGCTTTTGGGCTGACGTTCGTGCTTTCGAGCGCTCGTTCTACGATGGGAGTGAGGAGATTGAAGCGCCGAGATTTTTTATACGCGATGTTTTCGATGCGGTTTGTGGTTTTGATGAGACCCTGACTGGTCCTGAGGATTGGGATCTAGGTATTCGAACTCGTAATGCCGGGCCAAGGGCCCGGATCGATTCGGTTATCCTGCATCACGAAGGACGGGTTCGGTACTTTAGTGCTTGTCGAAAGAAGGGATACTACGGGCCCGGATTGGGACGTTTTGTGGTCAAGCACGGTGCTTCTGGGATGCTTGGAGTATCTCGGAGACCGTGGCTAAGACAACCTCGTGCGCTCCTGACCCCTCTTGGTGTCGGACTCCTGGTCCTTAAGACTGGCGAAGCAACTGCCGTTCTTTTGGCAATTGTAAGGGGATAGGATTTTGAAGCTCTTTACTACTTGCCCGCCGAGCGTGAAACTGCTACCGTTTACTTATGGCTATATCTTATTATTTTGGGTCTTCACAGGTATATATGTCTGAACCTGGATGGATAGGAGAAAGAAGAGTAACGGGTAAACATTGAATAGGACGCAGCAAGCGGATCTAAAACGCCTCATCCATCATGCGAATCACCCATGAAAGCCTCTGGAATGCACATCTATGCCTCCAGACACATCTGGGGCAACGATCATGCTGTCATAGTCTTCGTTTCGTCATGCAATATTCGTATTTAACCGATTATTGATGGCTTGAAAGCTCTCATACTGGCCATTGAGATTGTACTCGCTGACGCCAAAGCCCAGATTGCGAAACCTTCGCACAAGGTGATCATGCTGCGCTGACCCAACAGAATGAGCTTCGCCTACGATTAATCCAATGTTGCTAAAGACATCGTCAGGCGCTTCATTGAAGAACTCGTACTCGGCTCCTTCACAATCGATCTTGATTAAATCAGCAGCACCACCTACTCTTTCGACAATAGAAGCTAAAGATATAGTACTAACAGATAATCCATGCGAATAGTCGCGTGAGGCGGACGTCCTGGCCGAGGTAAGCCCAAGGTTCACCTTAGCAAAGCCATCCCTACCTCCTACGGCCATCGACATGATATCAACCCGATCTGACATGCCGTTGATTCGTATATTGGTAATAAGTCGCTTCATAGTTAGATATGTAGGCTCAATTGCCCATATGGCAGCATTGGGGTATTTCTGTCCTAGCCATACCACACTGACTCCAATATTTGAGCCAATAT from the Ferrimicrobium acidiphilum DSM 19497 genome contains:
- a CDS encoding glycosyltransferase family 4 protein; translated protein: MRILIYNWRDLTHPKAGGAEVYTDAVARVWSKEGHEVTLFTSAVPGQSDDEVGVGGYRIVRRGGRLGVYREARRFWMREGHGNFDFVIDEVNTKPFGCPEWVKDVPVVALIHQVAREIWLHETWLPVALLGRFWLERRWLASYRDTTTVTVSASSKQSLEAYGLRNVTIVPEGMDPMPASLMSDPPHKEETLTFAFVGRLSSNKRPHHALEAFKIVHRQFPKARLWVMGTGPMEAKLRSRAPDGVEFLGWVSDAEKLERLGRVHALLVTSVREGWGLVVTEAAMVGTPSIGYKVPGLCDSISASDGLLSDTDPFALAEVIIASVSDLMTANRSPKVRGVTTWSEVAARLIALVADAVGEHAQPSGLTPAGLSVVDEADGSRRAG
- a CDS encoding glycosyltransferase family 2 protein → MKLQKEDIVVVVPTRNSDATLRTCLKSIRQQSQPCTLVVVDNGSTDETLSIAHEFADIVLTCGPERSAQRNAGAAATSASVVGFIDSDMELPPTVVSDIVEAFDSGAVSVVVPERTIGEGFWADVRAFERSFYDGSEEIEAPRFFIRDVFDAVCGFDETLTGPEDWDLGIRTRNAGPRARIDSVILHHEGRVRYFSACRKKGYYGPGLGRFVVKHGASGMLGVSRRPWLRQPRALLTPLGVGLLVLKTGEATAVLLAIVRG
- a CDS encoding FkbM family methyltransferase — protein: MGILKVGAETRNMEAKNTIGAYLRIIRDSHRVIRGWWWVLPLAWFAGPSRYWPRYGIRALKDHQILLKLNNGVKFVCLLEEVYTIIEVYCRMEYQTCLQNADYIVDIGSNIGVSVVWLGQKYPNAAIWAIEPTYLTMKRLITNIRINGMSDRVDIMSMAVGGRDGFAKVNLGLTSARTSASRDYSHGLSVSTISLASIVERVGGAADLIKIDCEGAEYEFFNEAPDDVFSNIGLIVGEAHSVGSAQHDHLVRRFRNLGFGVSEYNLNGQYESFQAINNRLNTNIA